Part of the Lichenicola cladoniae genome is shown below.
GCCGCTAGCGATCGTCAAGGTTTTAAGCTCCCGTCTCTTCCTTGGATTGATCCGAAGGGTTTTTCTGAGATTTGAGAGTATTACCGGCACCGCAACACGTTCTGGGCAAATAAAGAGATGGCTGCAATTACTGAATTCGCGTGAGGTTGATTTGAGCCTGTTATACAGTGAGGCAGATCCTGGCATATCGGAGCTCGCGTGCTATGCCCAAAGAACGCAAACAGGCATACGCAACCTTCCGAATGTCCGCGTCGTAATGCTTGCTGCCGCAGATCATGCGCTTCTCGATCACACGGCTCGAAACCAGTTCATGGATATAGCCCGGCAAATCATAACTACCGAACGCGTCGATAGTCATGCCGCTTGTCCGGCCCGATCAAGAGGCGAAGTCATGGCTGATTCCGTGTGAATATAGTGGTGGGCCTTCCGAGTCAGTTGCCTTCACTTAGTTATGATAGAGACGAAGTGGACCTAAAATATGTCGATTGACGGTGCGTCGTGTCACTCGCGACGCTCAACGCAAATATTTAGTCGCTGCCGCTCGGGGCCGTCTCATCGGCCCGATTACACCGTGACGAGATAATCAGGATGGATATGCACATCGCATCATCTCATGGCGCTGCGGTCAGGGCAGAGAGAGTGGCGGCGCGGACCTGGCTGGCTCGTGGTAGCTACTTGGGAGTAGTTGTAGGCTTTCTTGTTCTCGAGGCGGCTGCGATCTTCGTCGGTGGCCTGATCGCAACCCTTGTAGATCCACGGCTGGCGACCACGGTAGAACTCCGTGACTTGACTGAAACTTATCTGGTCCTCGCCGCAATTACTGCATTACTACGGAGACCAGTCCAGGCACGTGAGACGCATACCATATGGCTCCTTTGGCTCGCACTTCTCCTCGGGATGATGGTCGCCAACAGGCACGGTCGACTTGATCTCGAGGCGCTGACGATCTGGTTCGTATTTGCGGGTTGCTTGCTGACGATATGCCAATTCTCCTGCAGGTGGGTATTGGAGAACGTAGTTGCTCGTATCCCGGTGCCCAGGACCGTCGCATTCCTGGGCAACAGCGACTCTGCCGCCGCTGTGCTCGCGCAGCTTCATGGAAGCCGCTACAGCCAGGTTCACGTCATCGGATTCTTCGACGACCGGATAGGTAGGGCCGGCCCGTTAACGGATCTGCTCCCGTGTCTCGGCGCCATCGATGGGTTGGTGAGCTATATTCAGGATGCCGAACTCTCTGAGGTCTACATGGCCTTGCCATGGTCGGCCGGACCTCGGATCTCGCAATTGATAGAGCGGTTGCGCTTCCTGCCTTTGACGGTCCGCCTGATCCCCGACCATGTGCCACCAGCGCTGCCGGGGCGCGGGAATCAGCAGCTGCAGGGTGTCGTCATGCCGACCCTGATGCTGCCGCCGTTTTCCAACGCCGGCGCGATCTTCAAGCGCACCTTCGACCTTTGCGGGGCGGGAATCCTTTTGATCCCGTTGGTCCCTCTATTCATCGTGGTTGGGCTTTGCATCCGCTTCGATAGTGCCGGACCGGTCTTCTTTCGACAGGTCAGGTCGGGACAATACGGGCAACCCTTCAGGATCTACAAGTTTCGCAGCCTCCATGTCGCTCAGGCAGACTCGGCAGCTGAAACTTTGGTTAGCGCCGGCGACCGACGGGTGACCCGGGTCGGGCAGATCCTGCGAAAATACTCTATCGATGAATTTCCCCAGATATTCAACGTGCTGCTCGGGCAGATGTCGCTGGTTGGTCCACGTCCTCATGCGCAGCGGGCAAAGGCCGACGGAAGGATCTATGCCGAGGTCATTCCGGAATACATGCTTCGCTACCGGGTGAAGCCCGG
Proteins encoded:
- a CDS encoding exopolysaccharide biosynthesis polyprenyl glycosylphosphotransferase, which codes for MDMHIASSHGAAVRAERVAARTWLARGSYLGVVVGFLVLEAAAIFVGGLIATLVDPRLATTVELRDLTETYLVLAAITALLRRPVQARETHTIWLLWLALLLGMMVANRHGRLDLEALTIWFVFAGCLLTICQFSCRWVLENVVARIPVPRTVAFLGNSDSAAAVLAQLHGSRYSQVHVIGFFDDRIGRAGPLTDLLPCLGAIDGLVSYIQDAELSEVYMALPWSAGPRISQLIERLRFLPLTVRLIPDHVPPALPGRGNQQLQGVVMPTLMLPPFSNAGAIFKRTFDLCGAGILLIPLVPLFIVVGLCIRFDSAGPVFFRQVRSGQYGQPFRIYKFRSLHVAQADSAAETLVSAGDRRVTRVGQILRKYSIDEFPQIFNVLLGQMSLVGPRPHAQRAKADGRIYAEVIPEYMLRYRVKPGMTGWAQVNGWRGNTDTEEQLRKRVEFDFQYIGKWTFWKDVEIMIRTVPAMLLPPAQNV